One genomic segment of Buchnera aphidicola (Anoecia oenotherae) includes these proteins:
- the htpX gene encoding protease HtpX has translation MMRIMLFLLTNISVMLVFGFLLFIVGIKQNSIESLMIMSVLCGFGGSFLSLIFSKWIALQAVNGVLVKQAKTEQEEWLIKTIKKYSEIVGITPPEISIYPSLEINAFATGARRNSALIAVTTGLLQNMNKSEAEAVIAHEISHIANGDMVTMTLIQGTVNTFVIFFSRIVATIVTNFISSKKNEDNINNSNYPIFYFLVSMFTEMVFGGIATIIIMWFSRNREFYADAGAAKIVGVDKMVAALKKLQMQNDQMNKGISSVTALCIHGQESFHLAKMFMSHPPLKKRIEALYNRDYL, from the coding sequence ATGATGAGAATCATGCTTTTTTTATTAACTAATATATCAGTTATGTTAGTGTTTGGATTTTTATTATTTATAGTAGGAATAAAACAAAATAGTATCGAATCGTTAATGATAATGTCAGTATTATGTGGTTTTGGAGGTTCTTTTTTATCTTTAATATTTTCTAAGTGGATAGCATTACAAGCTGTTAACGGAGTTTTAGTAAAACAAGCAAAAACCGAGCAAGAAGAATGGTTAATTAAAACAATTAAAAAATATTCTGAAATAGTAGGAATAACACCTCCAGAAATATCTATTTACCCATCATTAGAAATAAATGCTTTTGCAACAGGAGCTAGACGTAATTCTGCATTGATTGCTGTAACAACTGGATTGTTACAAAATATGAATAAAAGTGAAGCAGAAGCTGTTATTGCTCATGAAATTAGTCACATTGCTAATGGTGATATGGTCACTATGACTTTAATACAAGGAACAGTAAATACTTTTGTAATTTTTTTTTCAAGAATAGTGGCAACTATAGTTACTAATTTTATTTCTTCAAAAAAAAATGAAGATAATATAAATAATAGTAATTATCCAATATTTTATTTTTTAGTTTCTATGTTTACTGAAATGGTATTTGGTGGAATAGCTACTATCATTATTATGTGGTTTTCTCGAAATCGTGAATTTTATGCAGATGCTGGTGCCGCTAAAATAGTTGGAGTAGATAAAATGGTAGCTGCATTAAAGAAATTACAAATGCAAAATGACCAAATGAACAAAGGAATTTCTTCTGTAACTGCACTATGCATACATGGACAAGAAAGTTTTCATTTAGCAAAAATGTTTATGTCTCATCCACCATTAAAAAAAAGAATAGAAGCTTTATATAATAGAGATTATTTATAA
- a CDS encoding TerC family protein translates to MYLFLDSSNWAALLMLIVLEIVLGIDNLIFISILVKKLSPSQRDKARILGLTITLVMRITLLYFMSWIITLDHPLLVFKYFYFSGRDLVLLFGGSFLLFKAIMELHDKLDFAKKKKNKKRIYSNFWITVFQISILDAIFSLDSIITAVGMVNKLLIMVIAIVIATAFMLLASKILVTFINLHPTITILCLSFLIMIGVSLVSESFRFYIPKGYLYGAIVFSVFIECLNQIDKNNLIKYQSLRPVRIRASEAISNLIIKDKKIESISNISKKNKHSLTILENNKYKNYFREEEKYMINGVLTLEGRSIKSIMTPRREISWINIEDSVINIQKKLLDTPHNLFPVCDGELDKIIGVVRAKEILVILDNKFDIIKFASNRPPVVIPDTLNPINLLGVLRNAKGILVIVTNEFGVVQGLITPLDVLEAIAGEFPDDDETPDIVESEKGIWIIKGGTDLHTLERSLNIAINTKNRNQNASLAGLLISEKGNVPIPGDIVKIPPIECHILESNQYRIDLVKVVIVKKFT, encoded by the coding sequence ATGTATCTGTTTTTAGACTCGTCAAATTGGGCTGCTTTATTAATGTTAATTGTATTAGAAATAGTTTTAGGAATTGACAATTTAATATTTATTTCTATTTTAGTAAAAAAGTTATCTCCTTCACAAAGAGATAAAGCTCGAATACTAGGTTTAACCATTACTTTAGTAATGCGAATAACGTTATTATATTTTATGTCTTGGATAATCACTTTAGATCATCCATTATTAGTATTTAAATATTTTTATTTTTCTGGAAGAGATTTAGTATTATTGTTTGGTGGATCTTTTCTTTTATTTAAGGCAATTATGGAGTTACATGATAAGTTAGATTTTGCTAAAAAAAAGAAAAATAAAAAAAGAATTTATTCTAATTTTTGGATTACTGTATTTCAAATATCTATTTTAGACGCTATTTTTTCTTTAGATTCAATTATAACAGCAGTTGGAATGGTAAATAAACTATTAATTATGGTAATTGCTATAGTTATAGCAACAGCTTTCATGTTATTAGCTTCTAAAATATTAGTCACTTTTATAAATCTCCATCCTACTATAACTATTTTATGTTTGAGTTTTTTAATTATGATTGGTGTAAGTTTGGTATCAGAATCTTTTAGATTTTATATACCTAAAGGATATTTATACGGAGCTATAGTATTTTCTGTATTTATAGAATGTTTAAATCAGATAGATAAAAACAATCTTATAAAATATCAATCGCTTCGTCCTGTAAGAATTAGAGCTTCAGAAGCTATTTCTAATCTAATAATAAAAGATAAAAAAATAGAGTCTATATCTAATATTTCTAAAAAAAATAAGCATTCTTTAACTATATTAGAAAATAATAAATATAAAAATTATTTTAGAGAAGAAGAAAAGTATATGATCAATGGAGTTTTAACATTAGAAGGTAGATCTATTAAAAGTATTATGACTCCTAGAAGAGAGATATCATGGATTAATATAGAAGATTCAGTGATTAATATACAAAAAAAATTATTAGATACGCCTCATAATTTATTTCCTGTTTGTGATGGAGAATTAGATAAGATCATAGGAGTAGTTAGAGCTAAAGAAATTTTAGTGATTCTTGATAATAAGTTTGATATAATTAAGTTCGCATCGAATAGACCTCCGGTAGTTATACCAGATACACTAAATCCTATTAATTTATTAGGAGTATTAAGGAACGCTAAAGGAATTTTAGTTATTGTAACTAATGAATTTGGAGTAGTTCAAGGGTTAATAACTCCACTTGATGTGTTGGAAGCAATAGCAGGGGAATTTCCAGACGATGATGAGACTCCAGATATAGTAGAAAGTGAAAAAGGTATTTGGATTATAAAAGGAGGAACTGATTTGCATACGTTAGAACGATCATTAAATATTGCAATTAATACGAAAAATAGAAATCAGAATGCTTCTTTAGCAGGATTATTAATTTCTGAAAAAGGAAATGTACCTATTCCAGGAGATATAGTAAAAATTCCACCTATTGAATGTCATATATTAGAATCAAATCAATATAGAATAGATTTAGTTAAAGTTGTGATCGTTAAAAAATTTACTTAA
- the tsaB gene encoding tRNA (adenosine(37)-N6)-threonylcarbamoyltransferase complex dimerization subunit type 1 TsaB produces MCLNILAIDMTFSYASIALLKNKNIHTISSFNIRKKDINVYNCINSLLASKGIQVHDLDYISFSKGPGNFTGLRMSCNIAQGLSLGLKIPILCVSTFILMAEEVFKKKNFNKVIVAMQATKEKFYWGKYKRNKNGFWFGEKTESLLDKEDILKKIKMINSEYISVGSAWSKIPNKNRCIKNIKEITYPNIRYIFPSSLLHIQKNLTFSADKIEPVYLGRYTF; encoded by the coding sequence ATGTGTTTAAATATTTTAGCAATTGATATGACATTTAGTTATGCTTCAATAGCATTATTAAAAAATAAAAATATTCATACTATTTCTTCATTTAATATTAGAAAAAAAGATATTAATGTTTATAATTGTATAAATAGTCTATTAGCATCCAAAGGTATTCAGGTTCATGATTTAGATTATATTTCTTTTTCTAAAGGACCTGGAAATTTTACAGGATTAAGAATGTCTTGTAACATTGCTCAAGGTCTTTCGTTAGGTTTAAAGATTCCAATATTATGTGTTTCTACGTTTATATTAATGGCGGAAGAAGTTTTTAAAAAAAAAAATTTTAATAAAGTAATAGTAGCAATGCAAGCTACAAAAGAAAAATTTTATTGGGGTAAATATAAAAGAAATAAAAATGGGTTTTGGTTTGGAGAAAAAACGGAATCATTATTAGATAAAGAAGACATTTTAAAAAAGATAAAGATGATAAATAGCGAATACATTTCTGTAGGATCAGCATGGTCTAAAATACCTAATAAAAATCGATGTATAAAAAATATTAAAGAAATAACGTATCCTAATATACGTTATATTTTTCCATCTTCATTGTTGCATATTCAAAAAAATCTTACTTTTTCTGCTGATAAAATAGAACCAGTTTATTTAGGTAGATATACATTTTAA
- the minE gene encoding cell division topological specificity factor MinE — protein MSLLNFFFSRKKKKTAKIAKNRLKIIIEEERKNKKLNHYLPQIKLDIIKVICKYIKLDPKTTNIQIEYKENKISILELNITFIEQ, from the coding sequence ATGTCTTTACTTAATTTTTTCTTTTCTAGAAAAAAAAAAAAAACAGCTAAAATTGCAAAAAATCGATTAAAAATTATTATAGAAGAAGAAAGAAAAAATAAAAAATTAAACCATTATTTACCTCAAATTAAATTAGATATTATTAAAGTTATATGTAAATATATAAAATTAGATCCTAAAACTACTAATATTCAAATAGAATATAAAGAAAATAAAATTTCTATATTAGAACTTAACATAACTTTCATAGAACAATAA
- the minD gene encoding septum site-determining protein MinD, whose amino-acid sequence MTRIIVVTSGKGGVGKTTSSASIATGLARLGKKTVVIDFDIGLRNLDLIMGCERRVVYDLINVLQGNIELNQALIKDKNTKNLFILPASQTRDKNSLHKTGIKNLLKKLKTMSFDFIICDSPAGIESGAIIPIYFSDEAIIVTNPEVSSIRDADRILGIISSKSQRAEKNQKPIQEHLLITRYNIERVKKGEMLSIDDINNILCIPLLGVIPEDLSVLKSSNQGKPVILNKSSEAGQAYSDATNRLIGKKCPFRFIKDKKRNFFQRFFWR is encoded by the coding sequence ATGACACGCATCATCGTAGTTACATCCGGAAAAGGTGGAGTAGGAAAAACTACTTCAAGTGCATCTATTGCTACTGGGCTAGCTAGACTTGGAAAAAAAACTGTAGTTATTGATTTTGATATTGGATTAAGAAACTTAGATCTAATTATGGGATGCGAAAGAAGAGTTGTCTATGATCTAATAAATGTATTACAAGGTAACATAGAGCTTAATCAAGCTTTAATAAAAGATAAAAATACAAAAAATTTATTCATTCTACCCGCTTCTCAAACACGAGATAAAAATTCACTACATAAAACAGGAATAAAAAATCTTTTAAAAAAACTGAAAACTATGAGTTTTGATTTTATTATTTGTGATTCTCCAGCTGGTATAGAATCTGGAGCTATTATACCTATATATTTTTCTGATGAAGCTATAATAGTTACTAATCCAGAAGTTTCTTCTATTCGAGATGCTGATCGAATTTTAGGTATTATTTCTTCAAAATCACAAAGAGCTGAAAAAAATCAAAAACCTATCCAAGAACATTTACTCATAACTAGATATAATATTGAAAGAGTTAAAAAAGGAGAAATGCTGAGTATTGATGATATAAATAATATATTATGTATACCTTTGTTAGGAGTAATTCCAGAAGATTTATCAGTATTAAAATCTTCTAATCAAGGAAAACCTGTTATTTTAAATAAATCTTCAGAAGCAGGACAAGCTTATTCTGATGCAACTAATAGATTAATAGGAAAAAAATGTCCTTTTCGATTTATTAAAGACAAAAAAAGAAATTTTTTTCAACGATTTTTTTGGAGATAA
- the minC gene encoding septum site-determining protein MinC has translation MFNQVIKLKSNNFTLLVLYLQNDSTKKIKYALQKKIQESPSFFKNAPVILNISQLSCKIDWSSIKYIIQSLKLKIIGFIKCENKKLNKTILDSGIPVFLKKNNFKHSIHIQKKKKTIDLKSNLFFKNKVIKKPIRSGQQIYSSNSNIIIINNVNEGSEIISDGNIHIYGKLKGKALAGIQGNTKCYIFCTELFAEIISICGQFLLLDQIPSELIGKSVQCYIQNGVIKLLKI, from the coding sequence ATGTTTAATCAAGTTATAAAATTAAAAAGCAATAATTTTACACTATTAGTCCTTTATTTACAAAATGATTCAACAAAAAAAATAAAATATGCTTTACAAAAAAAAATACAAGAATCACCTTCTTTCTTTAAAAATGCACCTGTTATTTTAAATATTTCACAATTATCTTGTAAAATCGATTGGAGTTCAATTAAATATATTATTCAATCATTAAAATTAAAAATTATAGGTTTTATAAAATGTGAAAATAAAAAGTTGAATAAAACTATCCTTGATTCAGGTATTCCTGTTTTCTTAAAAAAAAATAACTTTAAACATTCTATCCATATTCAAAAAAAAAAAAAAACTATTGACTTAAAATCAAATCTTTTTTTTAAAAATAAAGTTATAAAAAAACCAATACGATCTGGACAACAAATATATTCAAGTAATAGTAACATTATTATAATAAATAATGTTAATGAAGGATCTGAAATTATCTCTGATGGAAATATTCACATATATGGAAAACTAAAAGGTAAAGCATTAGCAGGAATTCAAGGTAACACAAAATGCTATATTTTTTGTACAGAATTATTTGCTGAAATTATTTCCATTTGTGGTCAATTTTTACTATTAGATCAGATTCCATCTGAATTAATTGGAAAATCCGTTCAATGTTATATACAAAATGGGGTTATAAAATTATTAAAAATATAA
- a CDS encoding methyltransferase, protein MGKIKKYNKKKIFFGVFIPENFSKICNTIVYFWPKNKQEAIFQMKYLFSIFSISTEVFIIGKNRSGVKSAENMLEEWINLKKIQGKDRCTLFYGKIKKKYIFILNNFIKSYFWNKIHISCLPGVFGYSGIDSGTLLLLSTLDFKIYGDILDIGCGSGIISIQILKLLNKNNITVNLLDECALSLYSSKLNIENNNLKASVFESNIFSRIDQKFNLIISNPPIHNDLKQDFFVLKNIIKQSKNFLKKNGELRIVINSSCSFEKYFKRHFKKIIILKKNKNYKVYQGLK, encoded by the coding sequence ATGGGAAAGATTAAAAAGTATAACAAAAAAAAAATTTTTTTTGGAGTATTTATTCCTGAAAATTTTTCAAAAATATGTAATACAATAGTGTATTTTTGGCCAAAAAATAAACAGGAAGCTATTTTTCAAATGAAATATTTATTTTCTATATTTTCTATTTCGACAGAAGTATTTATTATAGGAAAAAATAGAAGCGGAGTAAAAAGTGCTGAAAACATGTTAGAAGAATGGATTAATTTAAAAAAAATTCAAGGAAAAGATCGTTGTACATTATTTTATGGAAAAATAAAAAAAAAATATATATTTATATTAAATAATTTTATAAAAAGTTATTTTTGGAATAAAATACATATTTCTTGTTTACCAGGAGTATTTGGATATTCAGGAATAGATTCTGGTACTTTATTATTGCTATCAACGCTGGATTTTAAAATTTATGGAGATATATTAGATATTGGATGTGGATCAGGTATTATATCTATTCAAATTTTGAAATTATTAAATAAAAATAATATAACTGTAAATCTTTTAGATGAATGTGCTTTATCTTTATATTCTAGCAAATTAAATATTGAAAATAATAATTTAAAAGCATCTGTATTTGAGAGTAATATTTTTTCTAGGATTGATCAAAAGTTTAATTTAATTATTTCTAATCCTCCTATACATAATGATTTGAAGCAAGACTTCTTTGTTTTAAAAAATATCATAAAACAGTCTAAAAATTTTTTAAAAAAAAATGGAGAATTAAGGATTGTAATAAATTCATCTTGTTCTTTTGAAAAATATTTTAAAAGACATTTTAAAAAAATTATTATTTTAAAAAAAAATAAAAATTATAAAGTTTATCAAGGATTGAAATAA
- the murJ gene encoding murein biosynthesis integral membrane protein MurJ: MNLFKPFFINSTIILFSRILSFIRDMLIATTFGAIIETDAFFVAFKIPNILRKIFAEGAFSQTFIPMLTEYKNKKKFKKTRFFISYVSGMLSLMLVVIILVGIIFSPEIIFITSPKFYNNPELFHTAVVLLRIMFPYVFFVSLACMASSILNVWNYFFLPAISPIFLNFSIIFFVIFLHSYFKENIFCLAWGVLIGGIIQFLYQLPKIQQIHMLPYPVINIKNKKLTKMLKGIIPAIFGVAFSQLSTIINIFFSSILDAGSISWIYYADRLLEFPTSVLGISLGTILLPVLTKNVVKNNFLDYKKNLDWGLRLSFILGLPSSLLLYFLAKPLVISLFQYGNFNDFDTFMTKNTVESYSIGIIGLILVKILSSSFFALKDFTTPMKCSLLTIIINTIINIFFIYFFKHVGLAISVSISSWINTFLLYKNLHSFQKLSFSSEWWQFLLKLFISILVMKYVISIILYNICDWRYGSMIFRIFRITGTILISWITYLITFNILNYYIFDNKKLL, from the coding sequence ATGAATCTTTTTAAACCTTTTTTTATAAATAGCACTATTATTTTGTTTTCTAGAATTTTAAGTTTTATAAGAGATATGTTAATCGCTACAACGTTTGGAGCTATTATAGAAACAGATGCTTTTTTTGTAGCATTTAAAATACCTAATATATTGCGCAAAATTTTTGCAGAAGGAGCTTTTTCTCAAACATTTATACCCATGCTAACAGAGTACAAAAATAAAAAAAAGTTTAAAAAAACTAGATTTTTTATATCTTATGTTTCTGGAATGTTGAGTTTAATGTTAGTAGTAATTATCCTAGTAGGAATAATATTCTCTCCAGAAATAATTTTTATTACATCTCCTAAATTTTACAATAATCCAGAGCTTTTTCATACTGCTGTTGTTCTATTAAGAATTATGTTTCCATATGTTTTTTTTGTATCCTTAGCTTGCATGGCTTCTTCTATTTTAAATGTATGGAATTATTTTTTTTTACCAGCAATATCTCCTATTTTTCTAAATTTTAGTATTATTTTTTTTGTAATTTTTCTACACTCGTATTTTAAAGAAAATATTTTTTGTTTAGCATGGGGTGTTCTTATAGGAGGAATAATACAATTTTTATACCAACTACCAAAAATACAACAAATCCATATGCTGCCATATCCAGTTATAAATATAAAAAATAAAAAATTAACTAAAATGTTAAAAGGTATCATTCCAGCTATTTTTGGAGTAGCTTTTTCTCAATTATCTACAATAATAAATATTTTCTTTTCTTCTATTTTAGATGCTGGATCTATTTCTTGGATTTATTATGCTGATAGACTATTAGAATTTCCAACTAGTGTATTAGGAATATCTTTAGGAACTATTTTATTACCTGTTTTAACGAAAAATGTTGTAAAAAATAATTTTTTAGATTATAAGAAAAATTTAGATTGGGGATTAAGATTATCTTTTATATTAGGATTACCAAGCAGTTTGCTATTATATTTTTTAGCAAAACCTTTAGTAATTTCTTTATTTCAATATGGAAATTTTAATGATTTTGATACTTTTATGACAAAAAATACTGTTGAATCATATTCAATAGGAATTATTGGTTTAATTTTAGTAAAAATACTATCTTCTAGTTTTTTTGCTTTAAAAGACTTCACTACACCAATGAAATGTTCATTATTAACCATCATTATCAATACGATAATAAACATATTTTTTATATATTTTTTTAAACATGTAGGACTTGCAATTTCTGTATCAATATCATCTTGGATTAACACTTTTTTGTTGTATAAGAATTTACACTCTTTTCAAAAATTATCTTTTTCATCTGAATGGTGGCAATTTTTATTAAAATTATTTATTTCTATATTAGTAATGAAATATGTTATTAGCATAATTTTATATAATATATGTGATTGGAGATATGGATCTATGATTTTTAGAATTTTCCGCATAACTGGAACAATATTAATATCTTGGATAACATATTTAATTACATTTAATATATTAAATTACTATATATTTGATAATAAAAAACTACTTTGA
- the flgA gene encoding flagellar basal body P-ring formation chaperone FlgA → MNNYKIKSFVCIIIFFISVNNAFSSELSKKIINFLKRNNPIYLNHIDLKILTKKKLCNTPYTPRFILPYHYKKWGNTKILMVTAEKTMQINIYIKIIGYYFLTNKKLKKYSVLNKNNFISKFGNFDCLPQDAILNKNLILNKIINQAMYSHQIITSSTLKPTFVIKKNDKIKVFFEFLNIYISTLGIALNNTCIGDKVKVILYSGNIVTGQLNNDGNVRLLL, encoded by the coding sequence ATGAATAATTATAAAATAAAATCTTTCGTATGCATAATTATATTTTTTATTAGCGTAAATAACGCATTTTCTTCAGAATTATCAAAAAAAATTATAAATTTTTTAAAAAGAAATAACCCTATCTATTTAAACCATATTGATTTAAAAATACTAACTAAAAAAAAATTGTGCAATACACCCTATACACCCCGATTTATTCTTCCTTATCATTATAAAAAATGGGGAAATACAAAAATATTAATGGTAACCGCAGAAAAAACGATGCAAATAAATATCTATATTAAAATTATTGGATATTACTTTTTAACTAATAAGAAACTAAAAAAATATTCTGTTTTAAATAAAAATAATTTTATATCTAAATTTGGAAATTTCGATTGCTTACCACAAGACGCTATTCTAAATAAAAATTTAATACTTAATAAAATAATAAATCAAGCGATGTATTCCCATCAAATAATAACTAGTTCTACTTTAAAACCTACATTTGTTATAAAAAAAAATGATAAAATTAAAGTTTTTTTTGAGTTTTTAAATATTTATATATCAACTCTCGGTATAGCTCTAAATAATACTTGTATAGGCGATAAAGTTAAAGTTATTTTATATTCAGGTAACATAGTTACAGGTCAACTTAATAACGATGGAAATGTCAGATTGTTATTATGA
- the flgG gene encoding flagellar basal-body rod protein FlgG: MFASLWIAKTGLDAQQLNMNVVSNNLANANTNGFKRSRTMFEDLMYQNIRSPGELSSQNSNFPSNLQIGTGVRPISTEIIDTQGNLTPTNSFKDLAIDGNGFFQVVLPNGKLAYTRDGSFNINQDNQLVTNSGFPVQQESGIIFPNNLVNDPTIGLDGSVTVNSSSGDNSTLEHIGQINLFHFSNTSGLSNIGNNLFVETPSSGSAIESKPGSEGIGSIKSHFLESSNVNIAEELVNLIQIQRAYEINGKAISSADQMLQKLSQL, from the coding sequence ATGTTCGCTTCTTTATGGATTGCAAAGACTGGATTGGATGCTCAGCAATTAAATATGAATGTTGTTTCTAACAATTTAGCTAATGCTAATACAAATGGATTTAAACGTTCTAGAACTATGTTTGAAGATTTAATGTATCAAAATATAAGATCTCCTGGTGAATTGTCTTCTCAAAATTCTAATTTTCCTTCTAACTTACAAATTGGTACAGGTGTTAGACCTATTTCTACAGAAATTATTGATACGCAGGGAAATTTAACTCCTACTAATTCATTTAAAGATTTAGCAATCGATGGAAATGGGTTTTTTCAAGTAGTTTTACCTAATGGAAAGTTGGCCTATACAAGAGATGGTTCATTTAATATAAATCAAGATAATCAATTAGTTACTAATTCAGGATTTCCTGTACAGCAAGAATCTGGAATAATTTTCCCAAATAATTTAGTTAATGATCCTACTATAGGATTAGATGGTTCTGTAACAGTAAATTCGTCTTCTGGAGACAATAGTACTCTTGAACATATAGGACAAATAAATTTATTTCATTTTTCTAATACTTCTGGATTATCTAATATTGGAAATAATTTATTTGTTGAAACACCTTCTTCTGGAAGTGCGATAGAAAGCAAACCGGGAAGCGAAGGAATTGGAAGCATAAAATCACATTTTTTAGAATCTTCTAATGTAAATATAGCTGAAGAATTAGTAAATTTAATACAGATACAAAGAGCATATGAAATTAACGGAAAAGCAATATCTAGTGCAGATCAAATGTTACAAAAATTATCTCAATTGTAA
- a CDS encoding flagellar basal body L-ring protein FlgH, whose protein sequence is MFRSLFKTPKWFFLVTAILALNGFSLYTSENYIDPVIKNYKKDNQILLKDFDNSVLSEDLKNKISSLSNPFLNEKKIYKIGETITLLLEENISASNSSVSSLIRNGNSRVNINSFPNPLDFLLKSKTNRSRAEINSESKNNFSGKGNTFSKNTFTGIITVTITDICKNGNLKIFGQKQISINQESEFIRFSGVINPENISINNVVKSHDVANEKIEYYNNGSVSQNSKTNWMQKLFFYFFPG, encoded by the coding sequence TTGTTCAGATCATTATTTAAAACACCTAAATGGTTTTTTTTAGTTACAGCTATTTTAGCATTGAATGGTTTTTCTTTATATACTAGTGAAAATTATATAGATCCAGTAATTAAAAATTATAAAAAAGACAATCAAATTTTATTAAAAGATTTTGATAATTCAGTATTGTCTGAAGATTTAAAAAACAAAATAAGCAGTTTATCTAATCCTTTCTTAAATGAAAAAAAAATATATAAAATAGGAGAAACTATTACGTTGTTACTAGAAGAAAATATTAGTGCAAGTAATAGTTCCGTGTCTTCTTTAATAAGAAATGGTAATAGTAGAGTAAATATTAATTCTTTTCCAAATCCATTAGATTTTTTGTTAAAATCAAAAACAAATAGATCTAGAGCGGAAATAAATAGTGAATCTAAAAATAATTTTTCTGGAAAAGGAAATACATTTTCAAAAAATACTTTTACAGGCATTATAACTGTTACTATAACTGATATATGCAAGAATGGAAATTTAAAAATATTTGGTCAAAAACAAATATCTATTAATCAAGAATCAGAATTTATTCGTTTTTCTGGAGTAATAAATCCTGAAAACATTAGTATAAATAATGTAGTAAAGTCACATGATGTAGCAAATGAAAAAATAGAATATTACAATAATGGAAGCGTTAGTCAGAATAGTAAAACTAATTGGATGCAAAAGTTGTTTTTTTATTTTTTCCCAGGTTAG